One window from the genome of Musa acuminata AAA Group cultivar baxijiao chromosome BXJ1-4, Cavendish_Baxijiao_AAA, whole genome shotgun sequence encodes:
- the LOC135669589 gene encoding receptor-like protein EIX2, whose translation MATDNVYVLFYLLAFLCIQPNVCDGALTSGCNPAERSALLEFKRGLKDPTNRLSSWVGEDCCKWEGVTCSNHTGHVVKLDLHNPHPFSDFGDEPYNNWTLGGELRPSLLGLKHLKYLDLSMNDFGGINIPEFMGSFHQLQYLNLSRAGLGGLLPHQLGNLSNLQYLDLYNDLDPNFVVPVREFSIGDALWISHLSSLKHLNLKSVKFQNGTHWLEALNMLPSILEIYLPLCEIGSVPFSLPHVNFTSLSVLDLSDNLIDSPIPSWLSNISGLEHLDLSENDLQGNIPPTFGNLASLKELNLAFNPLQGGIPTSFKNLCKLQNLILPGINISQDLLGLDESFSGCVKMSLESLDLSSTNISGQLPEWLFQLRKLKVLNLGWNLISGPIPLSLGQLASLQELFLGQNQLNETIPESMGWLSQLVSLDLEHNNLEGVMSEAHFGNLTELKDLTLSSNSLALKVKSNWIPPFRLESLWMASCKLGPEFPAWLQSQINIFEIDMSNSGIIDAMPNWFWSLISTAEYVSVSGNQISGHVPNLLHLNNLDWLDLSSNYFEGPLPYFPPAMYYLDLSNNSFSGTISLDIMNMPYLIYLSLSKNNLSGQIPFFVCQLQVLQVLDLSKNTLSGVLPNCWNNSSSIIIMDFSSNNISGVIPKSICSIASLQSLDLNNNSLYEELPLSLKDCTKLVILDAGHNDLKGEIPTWIGESLTSLRFLNLRSNMLVGDIPPNLSRLSYLQFLDLADNELSGIIPRSFGNFTAMKVIGKFLS comes from the coding sequence ATGGCTACAGACAATGTCTACGTTCTCTTCTACTTATTGGCCTTCCTATGCATTCAACCCAACGTCTGCGACGGAGCTCTAACCTCGGGCTGCAACCCTGCCGAAAGAAGTGCTCTACTTGAGTTCAAACGAGGCCTGAAAGATCCTACCAACAGGCTGTCCTCTTGGGTGGGTGAAGACTGCTGCAAATGGGAGGGTGTGACGTGCAGCAATCATACTGGGCATGTCGTCAAGCTGGACCTCCACAATCCGCATCCTTTCTCTGATTTTGGTGACGAGCCATACAACAACTGGACCTTAGGAGGTGAGTTGAGGCCTTCTTTACTTGGTCTGAAGCACCTAAAGTACCTGGACCTAAGCATGAACGATTTTGGAGGCATTAATATTCCAGAATTCATGGGGTCATTCCATCAACTCCAATATCTTAACCTCTCCAGAGCTGGATTGGGTGGACTCCTGCCTCACCAGCTGGGAAATCTCTCCAATCTGCAGTATCTAGACTTATACAATGACTTGGATCCCAATTTTGTGGTTCCGGTCCGTGAATTTAGCATTGGTGATGCACTCTGGATTTCTCACCTTTCTTCTCTAAAGCATCTCAACCTGAAGAGTGTTAAGTTTCAAAATGGTACTCACTGGCTGGAAGCTCTGAACATGCTTCCTTCTATTCTGGAGATATACTTACCTCTCTGTGAAATTGGAAGTGTTCCCTTTTCTCTTCCACATGTGAACTTTACATCACTGTCTGTTCTTGATTTGTCGGATAATCTCATTGACTCTCCGATACCCTCTTGGTTATCCAACATAAGTGGCCTTGAGCACCTTGATCTCAGTGAGAACGACCTTCAGGGTAATATTCCACCGACCTTTGGTAACTTGGCTTCCCTCAAGGAACTTAATTTAGCTTTCAATCCTCTTCAAGGAGGAATACCCACTTCCTTCAAAAATCTGTGCAAGTTGCAGAATTTAATATTGCCAGGCATCAATATCAGCCAAGATTTGTTAGGACTCGATGAAAGTTTTTCTGGTTGCGTCAAGATGAGCTTAGAGAGTCTGGACTTATCCAGCACGAATATTAGTGGGCAGTTGCCTGAATGGTTATTCCAACTCAGGAAGCTTAAAGTACTCAATTTGGGGTGGAATCTGATTTCTGGTCCTATTCCTTTGTCACTTGGacaactagcatcactccaaGAGCTCTTTCTTGGTCAAAATCAATTGAACGAAACAATACCAGAAAGCATGGGGTGGCTGTCTCAACTAGTTTCTTTGGACCTCGAGCACAACAATTTGGAGGGTGTAATGTCTGAGGCGCATTTTGGAAACCTCACGgaattgaaagacttaactttgtCGTCCAACTCCTTGGCTCTGAAGGTCAAGAGCAATTGGATTCCTCCCTTCCGGCTAGAATCCCTTTGGATGGCCTCCTGCAAACTGGGTCCTGAGTTCCCTGCATGGCTCCAATCGCAAATAAATATTTTCGAAATTGATATGTCTAATTCTGGTATTATTGATGCTATGCCAAACTGGTTTTGGAGCTTAATTTCCACGGCAGAGTACGTGAGTGTCTCCGGCAATCAGATCAGTGGCCACGTACCCAATTTATTGCATTTAAATAATCTCGACTGGTTGGATTTAAGCTCAAACTACTTCGAGGGTCCTCTTCCATATTTTCCTCCTGCAATGTATTATTTAGATTTGTCAAATAATTCATTCTCGGGAACAATTTCACTTGACATCATGAATATGCCTTACCTCATATATTTATcgctttcaaaaaataatttaagtgGCCAAATTCCCTTCTTTGTATGCCAACTGCAGGTCTTACAGGTTCTTGATCTTTCAAAAAATACGTTATCAGGAGTGCTCCCCAATTGTTGGAATAATTCTTCAAGTATTATAATTATGGATTTTTCAAGCAACAACATATCTGGAGTTATTCCTAAGTCAATATGTTCCATAGCATCACTTCAGTCGTTGGACTTGAACAATAATAGTCTATATGAAGAGTTGCCCCTGTCCTTGAAAGATTGTACGAAATTAGTCATTCTTGATGCTggacataatgatttgaaaggtGAAATTCCAACTTGGATTGGCGAAAGTTTAACTAGTCTGAGGTTCCTCAATCTACGATCAAATATGTTGGTCGGAGATATTCCTCCAAATCTTTCAAGATTGAGTTATCTCCAATTTCTCGACCTTGCAGATAATGAGCTATCGGGAATTATTCCAAGGAGCTTTGGAAATTTTACTGCCATGAAAGTTATTGGAAAGTTTTTAAGTTAG